The sequence AGGCGCTGTACAATATGCCGTTAGTCTCCAAATAATTACTATAACCTTCTTTCTGAGTCAGCTTGAGCATCTCTTTCAAAAAATATTTCTGTAAAAGGGGCTCCCCGCCGGTAAAGGATATGGTGCGGTGATTATCATGATACAACTTCAGTTCTTCCAACAACTCCTGTGGTTCATATTCCGTGAAACGGTCTAACTGCGTATCGCAGAATTTGCATTTAAGGTTACAGCCGAAAAAACGCACGAAGATCTGTTCTTCGCCGAAATAAAGGCCTTCGCCCTGCACGCTGCTGAAGACTTCTGTAATTTTTCCTTTTATCCTCATCCCTATCTGGTTATTAACGGATCGTTTATCCCGGCTTCCTGAAAACCTTTATGGCGGTAATAGCAACTATCACATTTACCGCAAGGGGACTCCCCTCCCCGATAACAGGACCAGCTCAGGCCAAAAGGCACGCCGAGTTTACTGCCCAGACGGATAATCTCTGCCTTGCTTTTATGCAGTAACGGCGTAACTACTTTAATCCCTTTATGCTCAACCCCTGCCTTTGTCCCGCAGTCGATTACTCTCTGAAAAGCGCGGTAGAATGCCGGACGGCAATCCGGATACCCCGAATAATCCTCACTATGCGCACCGATGAATAATGCCTTTGCCTTTTCCGTCTCCGCAAAAGATAAAGCAAAGCTTAAAAAAATGATGTTCCTCGCCGGGACATAAGTTGTGGGTATATATTCGCTTACCCTCTCACGCTGCGGATGCAAGCGGGGAATACGCAGATGCGTATCCAGGAGCGCTGAACCCTTGCGAGGTAAACTGATATTCTCTATTATAATAGCACATCCTGCCTTATGTGCTATTGCCCTGGCGCTCTCAATTTCCCGGCGATGGCGTTGAT comes from Candidatus Omnitrophota bacterium and encodes:
- the queC gene encoding 7-cyano-7-deazaguanine synthase QueC, coding for MKKAIVLLSGGLDSAVTLYLAKKQKFQCHCLTFNYHQRHRREIESARAIAHKAGCAIIIENISLPRKGSALLDTHLRIPRLHPQRERVSEYIPTTYVPARNIIFLSFALSFAETEKAKALFIGAHSEDYSGYPDCRPAFYRAFQRVIDCGTKAGVEHKGIKVVTPLLHKSKAEIIRLGSKLGVPFGLSWSCYRGGESPCGKCDSCYYRHKGFQEAGINDPLITR